A genome region from Defluviimonas aquaemixtae includes the following:
- the soxC gene encoding sulfite dehydrogenase, translating to MSETDEAGTSRRAFLGAGLAAGGAVATAGFARAQTADPLITEVQDWASSFGDAVDATPYGMPIHYESHVVRRNVEWLTESAVSSINFTPIHALEGTITPQGCAFERHHSGAIELSKQDYRLMINGLVERPLVFTYEDLTRFPRTITTAFCECAANGGMEWGGAQLEGCQFTQGMIHNMEYTGVPLRLLLEEAGVKPEGKWIYAEGADASSNGRSMPLEKALDDVLVAFFANGEALRKEHGYPVRLVVPGFEGNMWVKWLRRIGVYDQAVESREETSKYTDLMKDGRARKWTWVMDAKSVITSPSPQAPIRHGKGPLVITGLAWSGNGKIDRVDVSLDGGVSWQPARLTGDVKSKALTRFHLDIDWDGSEMYLQSRAIDETGYVQPTKDQLREIRGLNNVYHNNGIQTWWVRADGEVENVEVA from the coding sequence ATGTCTGAAACCGATGAAGCAGGCACCAGCCGCCGCGCCTTCCTCGGCGCGGGCCTGGCAGCCGGCGGCGCCGTCGCGACCGCGGGCTTCGCGCGGGCGCAAACTGCCGATCCGCTGATCACCGAGGTGCAGGACTGGGCGTCCTCCTTCGGTGATGCGGTGGACGCGACGCCCTACGGAATGCCGATCCACTACGAATCCCACGTCGTTCGGCGCAACGTCGAATGGCTCACCGAAAGCGCGGTATCCTCGATCAATTTCACGCCGATTCACGCTCTTGAAGGCACGATCACCCCCCAAGGGTGTGCCTTCGAACGCCACCACTCCGGAGCGATCGAACTCAGCAAGCAGGATTACCGGCTGATGATCAATGGCCTCGTCGAGAGGCCGTTGGTCTTCACCTACGAGGACCTCACACGGTTCCCTCGCACCATCACCACCGCGTTCTGCGAATGCGCCGCCAATGGCGGCATGGAATGGGGCGGCGCGCAGCTCGAAGGCTGTCAGTTCACGCAGGGCATGATCCACAACATGGAATATACCGGCGTGCCGCTGCGCCTGCTCCTCGAAGAGGCAGGCGTGAAGCCGGAGGGCAAATGGATCTATGCCGAAGGCGCCGACGCCTCTTCAAACGGCCGCTCGATGCCTTTGGAGAAGGCGTTGGACGACGTGCTCGTCGCCTTCTTCGCCAATGGCGAAGCGCTCAGGAAGGAGCACGGCTATCCGGTCCGGCTTGTCGTGCCCGGGTTCGAAGGCAACATGTGGGTAAAGTGGCTGCGCCGCATCGGGGTCTACGATCAGGCGGTGGAAAGCCGCGAGGAGACGTCGAAATACACCGACCTGATGAAGGACGGCCGTGCGCGCAAGTGGACCTGGGTGATGGATGCGAAATCCGTCATCACCTCGCCTTCGCCGCAGGCGCCGATCCGGCACGGCAAGGGGCCGCTGGTCATTACCGGCCTCGCCTGGTCGGGCAACGGCAAGATCGACCGCGTCGACGTGTCGCTCGATGGCGGCGTGAGTTGGCAGCCGGCCCGGTTGACCGGAGACGTCAAATCGAAGGCGCTGACGCGGTTCCACCTCGACATCGACTGGGACGGGTCGGAGATGTACCTCCAGTCCCGCGCCATCGACGAGACGGGCTATGTCCAGCCGACGAAGGATCAACTGCGCGAGATCCGGGGGCTGAACAACGTCTATCACAACAACGGAATCCAGACCTGGTGGGTCCGCGCCGACGGGGAGGTCGAGAATGTCGAAGTCGCTTAA
- a CDS encoding c-type cytochrome — translation MSKSLNLLAGLALAYSGLAAPAVAETLGLGRPALPEEIAAWDVAVLPDGTGLPEGSGDVFTGDEVFAEKCASCHGDFAEGIDNWPVLAGGQGSLRDRRPVKTVGSYWPYASTVWDYVHRSMPFGAAQTVTADETYAITAFLLYSNGIVDDDFELSRDNFAEIVLPNAGGFYPDDRAEAEYPVFSVAPCMDSCREPVKVTKRAVDLGVTPEDPDGKPAGTLPDLTIAAASATEEAAPADESTAEETAAEVTETASDEMAVDPALVEAGEKVFKKCKACHKVGEGAKNGTGPMLNGIVGQAAGAVDGFRYSKPMQAAAGDGLAWTHEALAEFLANPKGYMKGTKMSFAGLKKPDEIEAVIAYLASFEG, via the coding sequence ATGTCGAAGTCGCTTAATCTCCTCGCCGGACTGGCGCTCGCCTATTCAGGGCTCGCCGCGCCCGCGGTTGCAGAAACCCTTGGCCTCGGCCGTCCGGCCCTGCCAGAAGAGATCGCGGCCTGGGACGTGGCCGTCCTGCCCGACGGTACGGGGCTGCCGGAAGGTTCGGGCGACGTCTTCACCGGCGACGAGGTTTTCGCCGAGAAATGCGCGTCCTGCCACGGTGACTTTGCCGAAGGCATCGACAACTGGCCGGTGCTGGCCGGAGGGCAGGGCTCGCTGAGGGACCGCCGCCCTGTGAAGACCGTAGGCTCGTACTGGCCCTACGCCTCAACCGTCTGGGACTACGTCCACCGCTCGATGCCGTTTGGCGCGGCCCAGACCGTGACCGCGGATGAGACCTACGCGATTACCGCCTTCCTGCTCTACTCGAACGGGATCGTGGACGATGACTTCGAACTCAGCCGCGACAACTTTGCTGAAATTGTGCTTCCGAACGCCGGCGGCTTCTATCCCGATGACCGGGCAGAGGCCGAGTATCCGGTCTTTTCGGTCGCGCCGTGCATGGACAGCTGCCGCGAGCCGGTGAAGGTCACCAAGCGCGCTGTCGATCTGGGCGTCACGCCCGAAGATCCCGACGGAAAACCCGCAGGCACGCTGCCCGATCTGACAATAGCTGCGGCGTCGGCCACGGAAGAGGCCGCACCCGCTGACGAGAGCACCGCCGAAGAGACAGCGGCCGAAGTGACCGAAACGGCGTCCGATGAGATGGCCGTCGATCCGGCTCTGGTCGAGGCGGGCGAGAAGGTGTTCAAGAAATGCAAGGCCTGCCACAAGGTGGGCGAGGGCGCGAAGAACGGCACCGGGCCCATGCTGAATGGCATTGTCGGTCAGGCCGCCGGTGCGGTCGACGGCTTCAGGTATTCCAAGCCGATGCAGGCGGCGGCCGGCGATGGTCTCGCCTGGACGCACGAGGCGCTCGCAGAGTTTCTCGCCAATCCGAAGGGTTACATGAAGGGCACGAAGATGTCCTTTGCGGGGCTCAAGAAGCCTGATGAGATCGAGGCCGTGATCGCTTACCTCGCCTCGTTCGAGGGCTGA
- a CDS encoding c-type cytochrome: protein MSGRGFVTCLALSLAFCGALGGRSAPAAEIGDAERGAEIWGECSGCHAIGPEAEHSIGPKLNGIFGRRAASHDDFRYSKSLTRAGRDGLTWTLETLDAYIANPRTFASGTRMSYPGLRDAAERADLLAFLRDFSDKPRDIPEAEPTARRTLPELPADVLALKGDPEFGEYLASECKTCHRADGADEGIPSITLWPEEDFVLAMHAYKQKLRPHPVMQMMSGRLSEEEIAALAAYFAALTE, encoded by the coding sequence ATGAGCGGGCGGGGTTTTGTCACGTGCCTCGCCCTCAGCCTAGCGTTCTGCGGAGCGCTTGGTGGCCGCAGCGCGCCCGCCGCGGAAATCGGCGATGCCGAACGTGGGGCGGAAATCTGGGGCGAATGTTCGGGCTGCCACGCAATTGGGCCTGAAGCCGAACACAGCATCGGCCCGAAGCTCAACGGCATCTTTGGCCGCCGTGCCGCGAGCCATGACGATTTCCGCTATTCGAAAAGCCTCACCCGGGCGGGGCGGGACGGGCTCACCTGGACGCTCGAGACGCTCGATGCCTACATTGCCAATCCGCGCACTTTCGCCTCCGGAACTCGCATGTCGTACCCCGGGCTTAGGGACGCAGCCGAGCGCGCAGATCTGCTCGCGTTCCTACGCGACTTCTCTGACAAACCCCGCGACATCCCCGAGGCGGAGCCGACGGCGCGCCGCACGTTGCCCGAACTGCCAGCCGACGTCCTCGCATTGAAGGGCGATCCCGAATTTGGCGAATATCTCGCTTCGGAATGCAAAACCTGCCATCGTGCGGATGGCGCGGATGAAGGCATTCCTTCGATCACGCTCTGGCCGGAGGAGGATTTCGTCCTCGCGATGCATGCCTACAAGCAGAAGCTGCGCCCGCATCCCGTCATGCAGATGATGTCCGGCCGGCTGAGCGAGGAAGAGATCGCCGCGCTTGCCGCGTACTTTGCAGCTTTGACGGAGTAA
- a CDS encoding NAD(P)/FAD-dependent oxidoreductase, whose translation MTLNRRGFLGTIAASSAVLASPAVFGQTKPRVVVIGGGAGGATCARYIAKDSDSAIDVTLVEPSEIYYTCFFSNLYLGGFRDFESLGHSYDKLASDYGITLARDMAAGVDRDAGTVTLAGGEVLNYDRLVIAPGIDFVDGSVPGWDLSQAEIMPHAYKAGPQTQLLKSQIEAMPEGGTFCMVAPPNPYRCPPGPYERISMVAHLLKQNNPNSKILIVDPKEKFSKQGLFEEGWEKHYPGMITRIGPDFGGDKVEVRPDAMEVVIDGEVEKVDVCNVIPGQKAGEIAAAAGVTDVSGWAPVDPHSMATRADPKVFVLGDASSQGDMPKSGFSANSQAKVAAMNIRAELTDSKAFPAKYSNTCWSLIGTDDGVKVGASYEATDEKIASVDSFISQTGEDADLRKATYEESLGWYAGITADIFG comes from the coding sequence ATGACATTGAACAGACGTGGATTTCTCGGAACCATCGCGGCCTCGAGCGCGGTCCTCGCCTCACCCGCGGTCTTCGGTCAGACGAAACCGCGCGTCGTGGTGATCGGCGGCGGCGCAGGCGGCGCGACATGCGCGCGCTACATCGCCAAGGACAGCGACAGCGCAATCGACGTGACGCTCGTGGAGCCTTCGGAAATCTACTACACATGCTTCTTCTCCAACCTTTATCTCGGTGGTTTTCGCGACTTCGAAAGCCTCGGCCATAGCTACGACAAGCTCGCCTCCGATTATGGCATCACGCTTGCCCGCGACATGGCGGCGGGCGTCGACCGCGACGCGGGCACCGTGACGCTCGCGGGCGGCGAGGTGTTGAACTACGACCGTCTCGTCATCGCGCCGGGAATCGACTTCGTCGACGGCTCGGTGCCCGGCTGGGACCTGTCGCAGGCCGAGATCATGCCGCATGCCTACAAGGCGGGCCCCCAGACCCAGCTTCTGAAATCGCAGATCGAGGCGATGCCGGAAGGCGGCACGTTCTGCATGGTGGCACCCCCCAATCCCTACCGCTGCCCGCCGGGCCCGTATGAGCGCATCTCCATGGTGGCGCATCTTCTCAAGCAGAATAATCCGAACTCCAAGATCCTGATCGTCGATCCGAAGGAGAAGTTCTCCAAGCAGGGGCTCTTCGAGGAAGGCTGGGAAAAGCACTACCCCGGCATGATCACCCGCATCGGCCCGGATTTCGGCGGCGACAAGGTCGAGGTCCGACCCGACGCGATGGAGGTCGTGATCGACGGCGAGGTCGAGAAAGTCGATGTGTGCAACGTCATTCCCGGCCAGAAGGCGGGGGAAATCGCGGCGGCCGCCGGCGTGACGGACGTGTCCGGCTGGGCGCCGGTCGATCCGCATTCCATGGCAACCCGCGCCGACCCGAAGGTCTTTGTCTTGGGCGATGCCTCTTCCCAGGGCGACATGCCGAAATCCGGCTTCTCGGCCAACAGCCAGGCGAAGGTCGCGGCGATGAACATCCGGGCGGAACTGACGGATTCCAAGGCGTTCCCGGCGAAGTACTCCAATACCTGCTGGTCGCTGATCGGGACCGATGACGGTGTAAAGGTTGGCGCATCTTACGAGGCGACGGACGAGAAGATCGCCAGCGTGGACAGCTTCATCAGCCAGACCGGCGAGGACGCCGATCTGCGCAAGGCCACCTATGAGGAAAGCCTCGGCTGGTATGCCGGGATCACGGCCGACATCTTCGGCTGA
- a CDS encoding DUF302 domain-containing protein, which produces MIQGVRTAVAVFAVSASVAAAQDATTYTFDGTFEDATFAVENAIIGQGLVIDYVSHVGEMLNRTGADVGSDVKIFDAADTFIFCSAQISRKVMEADPMNVAHCPYGIFVTDREGAVTVGYRNLPDGPMQDVQALLDTISREAVGE; this is translated from the coding sequence ATGATTCAAGGAGTGAGGACCGCGGTCGCGGTGTTTGCGGTTTCCGCGAGCGTAGCTGCTGCGCAGGATGCCACCACATACACGTTTGACGGCACGTTCGAGGACGCGACCTTCGCCGTCGAGAACGCCATCATCGGACAGGGCCTGGTGATCGACTACGTGAGCCATGTGGGCGAGATGCTGAACCGGACCGGCGCGGATGTGGGCAGCGACGTGAAGATCTTCGACGCGGCGGACACCTTCATCTTCTGCTCGGCGCAGATCTCGCGGAAGGTGATGGAGGCCGACCCGATGAACGTCGCCCACTGCCCTTACGGGATATTCGTGACCGATCGGGAAGGTGCCGTGACGGTGGGCTACCGCAATCTGCCCGACGGCCCGATGCAGGACGTGCAGGCGCTGCTTGACACGATTTCGCGCGAAGCCGTGGGCGAGTGA
- a CDS encoding YeeE/YedE family protein: MLDTLVDRFGESAVLFALGLSVGGLFGAAAQHSRFCLRSATQEIAALRVGPQMLVWVIAFSAAVAATQGAVALGYADLSAARQLAQTGSLSGAIIGGLLFGAGMILARGCVSRLLVLSATGNLRAIVTGLVVTLVAQASLRGALSPARESLTRLWLVEGGAARDLLSRFGFGPGIAALVFAIALAAAMLAALRQPGELPTRPVAAMFVGLVVAVGWIFTARIAAVSFDVVPVTSITFTGPSTDTLMGLVNSPSLPLTFGVGLVPGVVLGAFVAALLSRQFSIQRFGPDAPMERYLVGAFLMGFGSMLAGGCAVGAAVSGGALFSVTAWLAGAAMWAGALITIPLVEGRRRLAH, translated from the coding sequence ATGCTGGATACCCTTGTCGACCGTTTCGGCGAGAGCGCGGTTCTCTTCGCGCTCGGTCTGTCCGTGGGCGGTCTCTTCGGTGCGGCCGCGCAGCATTCGCGCTTCTGTCTGCGCTCGGCAACACAGGAGATTGCGGCGCTGCGGGTGGGGCCGCAAATGCTCGTCTGGGTTATCGCCTTCTCTGCGGCCGTCGCGGCGACGCAGGGCGCGGTCGCGCTGGGATACGCCGACCTGTCCGCCGCGCGCCAACTGGCGCAGACCGGCAGCTTGTCGGGCGCCATCATCGGCGGACTGCTCTTCGGGGCCGGAATGATTCTGGCGCGCGGCTGCGTGAGTCGGCTGCTCGTTCTCTCGGCCACGGGCAACCTGCGCGCAATCGTGACCGGGCTCGTGGTGACGCTGGTGGCGCAGGCGAGCCTTCGAGGCGCGCTTTCGCCTGCGCGCGAGAGCTTGACGCGGCTATGGCTGGTAGAAGGTGGAGCAGCGCGCGACCTGCTCTCGAGGTTCGGCTTCGGTCCCGGCATCGCGGCACTGGTGTTTGCCATCGCGCTTGCTGCGGCTATGCTCGCCGCGCTACGCCAGCCGGGAGAGCTGCCGACGCGCCCCGTCGCGGCGATGTTCGTGGGTCTCGTAGTTGCGGTGGGTTGGATATTTACCGCCCGGATCGCCGCCGTGTCGTTTGATGTCGTGCCCGTCACGAGCATCACCTTCACCGGTCCGTCGACCGATACGCTCATGGGGCTCGTCAATTCACCGAGCTTGCCCCTGACCTTCGGTGTCGGCCTTGTGCCGGGCGTGGTGCTCGGCGCCTTCGTCGCAGCACTTCTGTCGCGCCAGTTCAGCATCCAGCGCTTCGGACCTGACGCGCCGATGGAGCGCTACCTCGTCGGCGCCTTCCTGATGGGCTTCGGCAGCATGCTCGCCGGGGGCTGCGCGGTGGGCGCAGCGGTGTCAGGTGGCGCGCTTTTCTCTGTTACCGCGTGGTTGGCGGGCGCCGCGATGTGGGCCGGGGCACTGATCACGATTCCGCTGGTCGAGGGACGCCGCAGGCTGGCCCATTGA
- a CDS encoding acetyl-CoA carboxylase carboxyltransferase subunit alpha gives MNYLEFEKPLAEIEGKAEELRALARKNEGMDVTKEAAALDKKAADMLRDLYKNLDPWRKCQVARHPDRPHCKDYIDTLFTEFTTLAGDRNFADDQAIMGGLARFNDQPVMVIGQEKGSDTKTRIERNFGMARPEGYRKAIRFMDLADRFRLPVITLVDTPGAYPGKGAEERGQSEAIARSTEKCLQIGVPLISVVIGEGGSGGAVALATANRVAMLEHSIYSVITPEGCASILWKDAERMREAANALRLTAQDLLKLGVIDRIIEEPFGGAQRKRDEAIASVGKAIGAMLEELSGRKPADLVKDRREKFLNMGSRGLAA, from the coding sequence ATGAACTACCTCGAATTCGAGAAGCCGCTGGCCGAGATCGAAGGCAAGGCCGAAGAGCTGCGCGCGCTGGCCCGCAAGAACGAGGGGATGGACGTCACGAAGGAAGCCGCCGCACTCGACAAGAAAGCGGCCGACATGCTGCGCGACCTCTACAAGAACCTCGATCCCTGGCGGAAATGCCAGGTTGCGCGACACCCAGACCGGCCGCATTGCAAGGACTACATCGACACGCTCTTCACGGAATTCACCACGCTCGCCGGCGACCGCAATTTCGCCGATGATCAGGCGATCATGGGTGGTCTCGCGCGCTTCAATGACCAGCCCGTGATGGTGATCGGGCAAGAAAAGGGCTCCGACACGAAAACCCGGATCGAGCGCAATTTCGGTATGGCCCGGCCCGAAGGGTACAGGAAGGCCATCCGGTTCATGGACCTCGCCGATCGCTTCCGCCTGCCCGTCATCACGCTCGTGGACACGCCCGGCGCCTATCCAGGCAAGGGTGCGGAAGAACGCGGGCAGTCCGAGGCCATCGCGCGGTCGACCGAGAAATGCCTGCAGATCGGCGTGCCACTGATCTCGGTCGTGATCGGCGAGGGCGGCTCGGGCGGGGCGGTGGCGCTGGCGACCGCGAACCGGGTCGCGATGCTCGAGCATTCGATCTATTCGGTGATCACCCCCGAAGGCTGCGCCTCGATCCTGTGGAAGGATGCCGAGCGGATGCGCGAGGCAGCCAATGCGCTTCGCCTGACCGCGCAGGATCTCTTGAAGCTCGGCGTCATCGATCGGATCATCGAGGAACCGTTCGGTGGCGCCCAGCGCAAGCGCGACGAAGCGATCGCGAGCGTTGGCAAGGCGATCGGCGCGATGCTCGAAGAATTGTCGGGTAGAAAGCCGGCCGATCTCGTCAAGGACAGGCGCGAGAAGTTCTTGAACATGGGGTCCAGGGGACTGGCCGCCTGA
- a CDS encoding MFS transporter, with the protein MHDRIALDSRASWLRLGVSLLVGIVGNVGMWAVILIMPAMQAEFGIDRADATLPYTVTMVGFALGNFQIGRAVDRFGMAVALTGAAILIAAGYGLAAASGSMILLTAAHFAIGFGTAASFGPLIADVSQWFLKRRGIAVALVASGNYLSGAIWPVALSGLLESDGWRAVYLFLAALTLAVVIPLALLLRRGLPEDLSHHTTRIAAERAATTGLSPRALQWLLALAGVGCCVAMSMPQVHIVAYCVDLGFGQTVGAEMLSLMLLGGVASRVASGLLADVLGGVRTLLIGSALQAVALVLYLPSAGLTSLYVVSLIFGLSQGGIVPSYAVIVREYLPAREAGARVGFVMMATIIGMALGGWMSGWIYDLTGSYQIAFVNGIAWNLLNLGIVLMILLRSRPRLPAVA; encoded by the coding sequence ATGCATGACCGGATCGCACTCGACAGCCGCGCGTCGTGGCTCCGCCTCGGGGTTTCGCTTCTCGTGGGCATTGTCGGCAATGTCGGCATGTGGGCGGTGATCCTGATCATGCCGGCGATGCAGGCGGAGTTCGGGATCGACCGGGCGGACGCCACCTTGCCCTATACGGTGACGATGGTGGGCTTCGCGCTCGGCAATTTCCAGATCGGCCGGGCGGTGGACCGGTTCGGGATGGCGGTGGCCTTGACCGGCGCGGCGATTCTGATCGCAGCGGGTTACGGGCTCGCGGCAGCGAGCGGGTCGATGATTCTGCTGACGGCGGCGCATTTTGCGATCGGCTTCGGCACGGCGGCAAGCTTCGGCCCGCTGATCGCCGATGTCTCGCAATGGTTCCTGAAGCGTCGCGGCATCGCGGTGGCGCTGGTGGCGAGCGGCAACTACCTCTCGGGCGCGATCTGGCCCGTGGCGCTGTCGGGACTGCTGGAGAGCGACGGCTGGCGGGCGGTCTATCTCTTCCTCGCCGCGCTGACCCTCGCCGTGGTGATCCCGCTGGCGCTTCTTCTCCGCAGGGGGCTGCCCGAGGACCTGTCGCACCACACCACCCGCATCGCCGCCGAGCGCGCGGCGACGACGGGCCTCAGCCCCCGGGCGCTGCAATGGCTGCTGGCACTCGCCGGCGTCGGCTGCTGCGTGGCGATGTCGATGCCGCAGGTCCATATCGTCGCCTACTGCGTCGATCTCGGCTTCGGCCAGACCGTAGGGGCGGAAATGCTGTCGCTGATGCTTCTGGGCGGCGTCGCCTCGCGGGTCGCCTCGGGGCTGCTCGCGGACGTCTTGGGTGGGGTGCGGACGCTCCTGATCGGCTCGGCGCTGCAGGCGGTGGCGCTGGTGCTCTACCTGCCCTCGGCAGGGCTCACCTCGCTTTATGTCGTGAGCCTGATATTCGGCCTGTCGCAGGGCGGGATCGTCCCCTCCTATGCCGTCATCGTGCGGGAATACCTGCCGGCGCGGGAGGCTGGCGCCCGGGTCGGCTTCGTGATGATGGCGACGATCATCGGCATGGCGCTCGGCGGCTGGATGTCGGGCTGGATCTATGACCTTACCGGATCCTACCAGATAGCGTTCGTCAACGGCATCGCATGGAACCTCCTCAACCTCGGGATCGTATTGATGATCCTCTTGCGCTCGCGCCCGCGGTTGCCCGCGGTGGCATGA